The Streptomyces sp. NBC_01142 genomic interval CTCCTCGCGATGTTCCTGATCGGCGTCGTGTGCGGCGCCTACTTCCTCCGCAGGCGTGCCAAGTGAGGGCGCCGGAGCGCCCCGATAATCTGTCGTGATGCCCGAGCACTCCGCCACCGCCGCGTACCTCGCCACGGGGCCGCAGGTCGGCGTACGCCCCTACGCGTACGGGGACAGCGAGGAATTCACGGCGCTCGCGGCAGGGAGTACGGAGCACCACCGTCCCTGGCTCTTCCCGCCCGTCACGGCCAAGACGTACGCCGCCTACGCCGGACGGCTCATCGAGGACCCGACCAAGGCCGGATTCCTCGTCTGTATGCGGGAATCCGGGCGGATCGCGGGCTTCATCAACATCAACAACATCGTCGAGGGCGGCTTCCTGAGCGGGGCGATCGGCTACGGCGCCTTCGCGCATGCCGCAGGCCGCGGCCTGATGAGCGAGGGCCTCGGCCTTGTCGTGCGCCATGCCTTCGGCCCGCTCGGCCTGCACCGCCTCGAGGCCAACATCCAGCCGGGCAACACTGCTTCCCTCGCACTCGTACGCCGCGCCGGATTCCGGCTCGAGGGCTTCTCGCCCGACTTCCTCTTCATCGACGGGGCATGGCGCGACCACGAACGCTGGGCGATCACTGATGAGATGCGCCGTAGAGGACTTGGAGGGGCTCAGCGGGACTTGGAGGGGCTCAGCGGAACGTAAGGGCCTGGGTAACTTGGCGGCGCCCGACGGTACTTGACGGTACTTCGCGGCGCCTGGCGTCGTTCAGCGGCCCTTGCGATTGACCTTCATGGTGTCCATGTCCGTGGCCGTCGCGCGCAGATCCCGGAAGCCGCGGCCCAGAGCCCTGAGCGCCGTCTCCGCCCTGTCCTCGGCGATCGCTCCGGCCATCTCCTCACCGTCCGCCGCGTCCGAGAGAACGACATAGCGGTACGTGAAATGCCTGAGCGCGCTGTCGTAGGCGAGCGAGCCCTCCGCGGTGAACTGCATCTGCGCGATGCCGTGGTCGGCCACGTCGGAGAGGAGACCGTCACGTGCCTCGTCCGTCAGCCCGTC includes:
- a CDS encoding GNAT family N-acetyltransferase; translated protein: MPEHSATAAYLATGPQVGVRPYAYGDSEEFTALAAGSTEHHRPWLFPPVTAKTYAAYAGRLIEDPTKAGFLVCMRESGRIAGFININNIVEGGFLSGAIGYGAFAHAAGRGLMSEGLGLVVRHAFGPLGLHRLEANIQPGNTASLALVRRAGFRLEGFSPDFLFIDGAWRDHERWAITDEMRRRGLGGAQRDLEGLSGT
- a CDS encoding DUF6204 family protein — protein: MGTQHTYRVIVRGTWDGLTDEARDGLLSDVADHGIAQMQFTAEGSLAYDSALRHFTYRYVVLSDAADGEEMAGAIAEDRAETALRALGRGFRDLRATATDMDTMKVNRKGR